The Panicum hallii strain FIL2 chromosome 9, PHallii_v3.1, whole genome shotgun sequence genome has a window encoding:
- the LOC112874111 gene encoding probable signal recognition particle 43 kDa protein, chloroplastic has product MEAVLRHPSLSRLKPPNPNPPHRTPSPSLASPSLLRLRARRLTAAAVFQDQKPKGPASKGGDDDEAYGEVDRIVSSRTVKNPVYAEDGPATTSVATEYLVEWKDGHEPSWIPAEAIAADVVAEYETPWWTAAKKADADALAALLADETLKRDPDAEDAQGRTAMHFAAGLGSEECLRALAAAGADLGHQECAGGGLTPLHIAVGYGRAAAVRALLELGADPEAPDGQGRTPLELVQQVLEKTPKGNPAAFQLRQGLEAAQKELEKAVYEWAEVEKVIDGRGEGKWREYLVEWSDGGEREWVKAPWVAEDLVSDFEAGLEYAVAEAVVDKRQAAAEEDGEEKWEYLVKWVDIEEATWEPAENVDAELVQEFEQRQSGSGGGDGSGTAP; this is encoded by the coding sequence ATGGAGGCCGTCCTACGACATCCATCGCTCTCCCGCCTCAAGCCACCGAACCCGAACCCTCCTCACAGGACGCCATCGCCATCCCTCGCTTCCCCTTCCCTCCTTCGCCTCCGCGCGCGCCGGCTAACCGCCGCCGCGGTGTTCCAGGACCAGAAGCCGAAGGGACCAGCAAGCAAGGgaggcgacgacgacgaggcgTACGGAGAGGTGGACCGCATCGTCTCCAGCCGCACGGTCAAGAACCCTGTGTACGCGGAGGACGGCCCGGCCACCACGTCCGTCGCCACGGAGTACCTCGTGGAGTGGAAGGACGGGCACGAGCCGTCCTGGATCCCCGCGGAGGCCATAGCCGCGGACGTCGTGGCGGAGTACGAGACGCCGTGGTGgacggcggccaagaaggcgGACGCGGACGCGCTGGCCGCGCTGCTCGCGGACGAGACGCTGAAGCGGGACCCGGACGCGGAGGACGCGCAGGGGCGCACCGCGATGCACTTCGCCGCGGGGCTGGGATCCGAGGAgtgcctgcgcgcgctcgccgcggCCGGGGCGGACCTGGGCCACCAGGAGTGCGCCGGCGGCGGTCTGACGCCGCTGCACATCGCGGTGGGGTACGGCCGCGCCGCTGCCGTGCGCGCGTTGCTGGAGTTGGGCGCCGACCCGGAGGCTCCCGACGGGCAGGGCCGGACGCCGCTGGAGCTGGTCCAACAGGTGCTCGAGAAGACGCCCAAGGGCAACCCGGCGGCGTTCCAGCTCCGGCAGGGGCTGGAGGCGGcgcagaaggagctggagaaggccgTGTACGAGTGGGCCGAGGTGGAGAAGGTGATCGACGGGCGCGGCGAAGGCAAGTGGCGCGAGTACCTGGTGGAAtggagcgacggcggcgagagGGAGTGGGTGAAGGCGCCGTGGGTGGCGGAGGACCTGGTGAGCGACTTCGAGGCCGGGCTGGAGTACGCCGTGGCGGAGGCCGTGGTTGACAagaggcaggcggcggcggaggaagacgGGGAGGAGAAATGGGAGTACCTTGTCAAGTGGGTGGACATTGAGGAGGCGACGTGGGAGCCCGCCGAGAACGTGGACGCCGAGCTCGTGCAGGAGTTTGAGCAGAGGCAATCAGGATCCGGTGGTGGCGATGGCAGCGGCACTGCACCATGA
- the LOC112874112 gene encoding thiol-disulfide oxidoreductase LTO1: MATISAALAISFLPSPTRFAVATTTSSSSRIKRAARFRCCSEPSSQEQQTSAAPPTPPRPPENPARASPSSLLGISTSAWSAGVAGLGFLETGYLTYLKLTGSEAFCPISGGGCGDVLDSDYSAVFGIPLPLVGLVAYGLVTALSLQENGTDLLPGLDDLDIQLTLLLIATSMATASAYFLYILSTKFVGVSCSYCMLSAFLSFTLLFIRVKDFGFERIQKFAGIQLAVAVIIALALTNSYSSATTQLKGTDDFVLEPYETEITTESSPFAISLARHLHSIGAKMYGAFWCSHCNEQKQMFGREATKILDYVECFPNGAGKGKKMTKECQAAGLEGFPTWFINGKVLSGDQELEVLAEASGFAAEGTEQSKEILPN; this comes from the exons ATGGCGACCATCTCTGCAGCCCTCGCCATCTCCTTCCTCCCGTCGCCGACTCGCTTCGCCGTCGCCACTACGACCTCTTCGTCCTCGCGCATCAAG AGAGCAGCGCGCTTCAGGTGCTGCTCGGAGCCTTCTTCCCAGGAGCAGCAGACCTCCGCCGCTCCACCGACACCGCCCCGCCCCCCGGAGAATCCCGCAAGAGCGTCCCCTTCGTCTCTGCTGGGCATTTCCACGAGCGCCTGGTCTGCGGGTGTCGCTGGGCTGGGATTCCTGGAGACCGGCTACCTCACGTACCTCAAGCTCACGGGCTCCGAGGCGTTCTGCCCAATCAGCGGCGGAGGCTGCGGCGACGTCCTCGACAGCGACTATTCGGCCGTCTTTG GGATACCTCTTCCCTTAGTTGGTCTGGTGGCATATGGTTTGGTTACAGCACTTTCTCTGCAAGAAAATGGAACGGACTTGCTCCCTGGATTGGACGACCTGGATATTCAGTTAACATTGCTTCTGATTGCTACTTCTATGGCAACTGCGAGTGCTTATTTTCTTTACATTCTAAGCACTAAATTTGTTGGGGTATCCTGTTCGTACTGCATGTTGTCAGCATTTCTCTCGTTCACTCTACTTTTCATCAGAGTAAAG GACTTCGGTTTCGAACGTATCCAGAAGTTCGCTGGTATTCAGTTAGCTGTAGCTGTCATTATAGCTCTAGCTTTGACAAACTCATACAGTTCGGCTACTACTCAGTTGAAGGG CACAGATGATTTTGTATTAGAACCATATGAAACAGAGATAACAACCGAATCATCCCCATttgccatttcattggctaGACATTTGCACTCTATAGGTGCTAAGATGTATGGAGCATTCTGGTGTTCTCATTGCAATGAACAAAAACAG ATGTTTGGTCGTGAAGCTACAAAAATTTTGGACTATGTGGAATGTTTCCCAAATGGAGCTGGTAAGGGAAAGAAAATGACTAAAGAATGTCAAGCTGCTGGTCTTGAAGGTTTTCCAACATGGTTCATCAATGGAAAG GTTCTGAGCGGTGATCAGGAGCTTGAAGTTCTAGCAGAAGCATCAGGCTTCGCTGCTGAGGGCACAGAGCAATCCAAGGAAATACTGCCGAATTAA
- the LOC112874116 gene encoding sorcin-like: MEKAVVLREWFDRVDAGRTGNITAPQLQNALAVGNLDFPLSVVQQMIRMYDFDRNGTMSFEEFLALNKFLQKVQSVFSTLERGRGFLSLEEVYEALIKLGFSLDSPAFYTVCESFDKSRKGMVHLDEFISLCIFVQSARNLFNSFDTSKQGRVSLDFNQFVYCTANCRI, from the exons ATGGAGAAAGCGGTGGTGCTCCGGGAGTGGTTCGACCGCGTGGACGCCGGCCGCACCGGCAACATCACCGCTCCTCAGCTCCAG AACGCTCTCGCCGTGGGCAACCTTGACTTCCCCCTCTCCGTCGTCCAGCAGATGATAAG GATGTATGACTTTGATCGGAACGGCACCATGAGCTTCGAAG AGTTTCTGGCTCTTAACAAGTTCCTTCAAAAG GTGCAAAGTGTCTTCTCCACCCTAGAAAG GGGTCGTGGATTTCTCAGTCTTGAGGAGGTGTATGAG GCATTAATCAAACTTGGTTTCTCATTGGATTCACCTGCTTTCTACACAGTTTGTGAG AGCTTTGACAAGAGCAGGAAGGGGATGGTTCATTTGGATGAATTTATATCACTTTGCATTTTTGTGCAGTCAGCTCG TAACTTGTTCAATTCATTCGATACAAGCAAGCAAGGAAGAGTGAGTTTGGATTTTAACCAATTTGTTTACTGCA CGGCAAATTGCAGGATATAG
- the LOC112877545 gene encoding uncharacterized protein LOC112877545 isoform X1, translated as MMTLRRRADLSPSLSSSSSLLSRLRSAASSLLSRQYSTDKGGDGTARRNGGGSSSAPRLLRPGFVDPSTWRHFDSRAFGINLDAIPKDALFVLKKLRREGFEAYLVGGCVRDLLLKRVPKDFDVITTASLQQIKKNIFRRCMIVGRRFPICLLKMNDSVIEVSSFRTVGKRADKSKEVDYLEELNGYDDGDILRCNNSMRRDFTINGLFFNPMNYKIYDYVNGVRDMRKNKVCTVVPAHISFMEDPARILRGLRIAARLGFQFSSDTSNAIHDLSSSIINIDKARLMMEMNYTMSYGAAEPSVRLLRKYGILDILLPFQAAYLSDQMKGRSSDKDLMLMKLLANLDRLFSADRPCHCSLWMALLVFHTALVISPQDTLVIRAFAALLYFGSWESTIEFLKEEEAGAQVPFVPETLGPSQTKLDDLMEQTSHLASLVNSSVLTLTCSDALEQSLVRFSEPPQISGVVLASNKERNRLLKIFGSFDSDLTSHDERRWLHKIDYWSLKDGSPAEVRFVLGKVILDTMSDKSPCESAEDALMF; from the exons ATGATGACGCTGCGACGGCGCGCTGACCTGTCGCCCTCGCTCTCTTCCTCGTCTTCGCTCCTCTCCCGCCTGCGCTCCGCGGCCTCCAGTCTCCTG TCGCGGCAGTACAGCACGGATAAGGGAGGTGACGGCACTGCTCGGCGGAATGGTGGCGGCTCTTCCTCCGCGCCTAGGCTACTCAGGCCAG GATTCGTGGATCCTTCAACATGGAGACATTTTGACTCAAGGGCTTTTGGCATTAACCTGGATGCTATACCTAAAGATGCATTGTTTGTTCTAAAAAAGCTCAGACGAGAAG GTTTTGAAGCTTATCTTGTCGGGGGATGTGTGAGAGATTTGCTACTGAAAAGGGTACCTAAAGATTTTGATGTGATTACCACTGCAAGTCTCCAACAG attaagaaaaatatattcagGCGATGTATGATTGTAGGCAGACGCTTTCCAATATGCCTGCTTAAAATGAATGACTCAGTGATTGAG GTCTCAAGCTTTCGAACAGTTGGTAAACGTGCGGATAAAAGTAAAGAGGTAGATTATTTGGAAGAGTTGAATGGCTATGATGATGGGGATATCCTGCGCTGCAATAATTCTATGAGAAGAGACTTCACAATAAATGG TTTATTCTTTAACCCAATGAACTACAAGATTTATGATTACGTGAATGGAGTAAGGGATATGAGAAAAAACAAA GTGTGTACAGTGGTTCCTGCTCATATTTCTTTTATGGAAGACCCTG CCAGGATTCTACGTGGCTTGAGAATTGCTGCTCGCCTTGGTTTCCAGTTTTCCAGTGACACTTCTAATGCGATACACGATCTTTCTTCGTCTATAATTAATATTGACAAG GCAAGGCTGATGATGGAAATGAACTATACAATGTCTTATGGGGCAGCAGAACCTTCTGTTAGGTTACTCAGAAAATATGGAATACTTGATATTTTACTGCCTTTCCAG GCAGCATATTTGTCTGATCAGATGAAGGGTAGGTCAAGTGACAAAGATTTGATGCTTATG AAACTATTGGCTAATCTTGACAGATTATTCTCTGCAGACCGGCCATGCCACTGCTCTTTGTG GATGGCATTGCTGGTATTTCACACTGCACTGGTTATTTCTCCACAAGACACCCTGGTAATAAGAGCTTTTGCTGCACTTCTGTATTTCGGATCATGGGAAAGCACAATTGAATTTCtgaaagaagaagaagctggAGCCCAAGTTCCATTTGTCCCAGAGACACTGGGTCCTTCTCAGACCAAACTGGATGATCTTATGGAACAAACATCACACCTAGCATCACTAGTCAATTCTTCAGTACTTACATTGACATGTTCTGATGCTCTGGAGCAATCACTAGTCAGATTCTCAGAGCCTCCACAAATTTCGGGAGTA GTGCTCGCATCCAACAAAGAGAGGAACAGGTTGCTGAAAATATTTGGGTCCTTTGATTCTGACTTGACCTCACATGATGAGCGAAGATGGTTGCATAAGATCGATTACTGGTCGCTGAAAGATGGGAGTCCTGCTGAGGTCCGATTTGTTCTCGGAAAAGTGATCCTGGACACTATGAGCGATAAGTCGCCGTGTGAATCTGCTGAGGATGCTCTGATGTTCTGA
- the LOC112877545 gene encoding uncharacterized protein LOC112877545 isoform X2, which translates to MNYKIYDYVNGVRDMRKNKVCTVVPAHISFMEDPARILRGLRIAARLGFQFSSDTSNAIHDLSSSIINIDKARLMMEMNYTMSYGAAEPSVRLLRKYGILDILLPFQAAYLSDQMKGRSSDKDLMLMKLLANLDRLFSADRPCHCSLWMALLVFHTALVISPQDTLVIRAFAALLYFGSWESTIEFLKEEEAGAQVPFVPETLGPSQTKLDDLMEQTSHLASLVNSSVLTLTCSDALEQSLVRFSEPPQISGVVLASNKERNRLLKIFGSFDSDLTSHDERRWLHKIDYWSLKDGSPAEVRFVLGKVILDTMSDKSPCESAEDALMF; encoded by the exons ATGAACTACAAGATTTATGATTACGTGAATGGAGTAAGGGATATGAGAAAAAACAAA GTGTGTACAGTGGTTCCTGCTCATATTTCTTTTATGGAAGACCCTG CCAGGATTCTACGTGGCTTGAGAATTGCTGCTCGCCTTGGTTTCCAGTTTTCCAGTGACACTTCTAATGCGATACACGATCTTTCTTCGTCTATAATTAATATTGACAAG GCAAGGCTGATGATGGAAATGAACTATACAATGTCTTATGGGGCAGCAGAACCTTCTGTTAGGTTACTCAGAAAATATGGAATACTTGATATTTTACTGCCTTTCCAG GCAGCATATTTGTCTGATCAGATGAAGGGTAGGTCAAGTGACAAAGATTTGATGCTTATG AAACTATTGGCTAATCTTGACAGATTATTCTCTGCAGACCGGCCATGCCACTGCTCTTTGTG GATGGCATTGCTGGTATTTCACACTGCACTGGTTATTTCTCCACAAGACACCCTGGTAATAAGAGCTTTTGCTGCACTTCTGTATTTCGGATCATGGGAAAGCACAATTGAATTTCtgaaagaagaagaagctggAGCCCAAGTTCCATTTGTCCCAGAGACACTGGGTCCTTCTCAGACCAAACTGGATGATCTTATGGAACAAACATCACACCTAGCATCACTAGTCAATTCTTCAGTACTTACATTGACATGTTCTGATGCTCTGGAGCAATCACTAGTCAGATTCTCAGAGCCTCCACAAATTTCGGGAGTA GTGCTCGCATCCAACAAAGAGAGGAACAGGTTGCTGAAAATATTTGGGTCCTTTGATTCTGACTTGACCTCACATGATGAGCGAAGATGGTTGCATAAGATCGATTACTGGTCGCTGAAAGATGGGAGTCCTGCTGAGGTCCGATTTGTTCTCGGAAAAGTGATCCTGGACACTATGAGCGATAAGTCGCCGTGTGAATCTGCTGAGGATGCTCTGATGTTCTGA
- the LOC112876050 gene encoding ubiquitin domain-containing protein DSK2a-like, producing MGGGDADADANAGGEPAAAQATLHIRCTNGSKFAVRADLGATVGAFKAIVAGSCDVPAPQQRLIYKGRILKDEQTLASYGLETDHTIHMVRGAAPPPASTAPAANQETSTTAPASSPAAGLGGLLPGLGATGAANSGGLGLFGSGLPELDQMQQQLADNPNLMREIMNMPVMQNLMNNPDLIRNIIMNNPQMRELIDRNPDLAHVLNDPSILRQTVEAARNPELMREMMRNTDRAMSNIESSPEGFNMLRRMYETVQEPFLNATTMASEGDRNPNPFVALLGNQGSNQTRDAAAHAPTTASDPAAGSPAPNTNPLPNPWGSNAGSAQGAARPPPASNTNTRSATPGGLGGLGSADLGSMLGGGADASFLSQVLQNPTMMQMMQNIMSNPQSMNQLLNINPNVRNMMESNTQLREMFQNPEFLRQLTSPETLQQLISFQQSLMPQLGQQQAGQERTQSGTAAGNVNLNTLMNMFSGLGAGGGLGVPNAPNVPPEELYAAQLAQLQEMGFFDTQENLRALIATAGNVHAAVERLLGNLGQ from the exons ATGGGCGGAGgggacgccgacgccgacgccaacgccggcggcgagcccgcGGCCGCGCAGGCGACGCTGCACATCCGGTGCACCAACGGCTCCAAGTTCGCCGTGCGGGCCGACCTGGGCGCCACCGTCGGGGCGTTCAAGGCGATCGTCGCCGGGAGCTGCGACGTGCCGGCCCCGCAGCAGCGGCTGATCTACAAGGGCCGGATCTTGAAGGACGAGCAAACCCTAGCCAGCTACG GTTTGGAGACAGATCATACAATTCACATGGTACGAGGTGCTGCACCACCACCAGCATCAACTGCACCTGCAGCTAACCAAGAAACTTCCACTACTGCTCCTGCCAGTTCCCCAGCAGCAGGATTGGGTGGCTTGTTGCCAGGTCTGGGTGCTACAGGGGCTGCTAATAGTGGAGGGTTGGGTTTGTTTGGATCTGGGCTCCCAGAATTAGACCAGATGCAACAACAGCTAGCTGACAACCCCAATTTGATGAGGGAAATAATGAATATGCCAGTCATGCAGAATTTAATGAATAATCCTGATCTCATACGCAATATAATAATGAACAATCCTCAAATGCGTGAGCTCATTGATCGCAACCCAGATCTTGCTCATGTCCTCAATGATCCAAGCATCCTGCGCCAGACTGTTGAAGCAGCTAGAAATCCTGAACTTATGAGGGAGATGATGCGGAACACAGATAGAGCCATGAGCAACATTGAATCTTCTCCAGAAGGTTTCAACATGCTCCGCCGCATGTATGAAACTGTCCAAGAGCCTTTTCTGAATGCAACAACAATGGCTAGTGAGGGTGATCGAAATCCAAACCCATTTGTAGCTCTTCTAGGAAATCAGGGGTCTAACCAAACAAGGGACGCAGCCGCACATGCACCAACTACAGCTTCAGACCCTGCAGCAGGGTCTCCAGCTCCAAATACCAATCCACTTCCGAATCCCTGGGGTTCAAATG CTGGATCTGCCCAAGGAGCAGCAAGGCCCCCTCCTGCTAGCAACACCAACACAAGGAGTGCTACACCAGGTGGTCTAGGAGGGTTGGGTTCAGCAGATTTGGGAAGTATGCTTGGTGGTGGCGCTGATGCTTCCTTTTTGAGTCAGGTTTTGCAAAACCCAACTATGATGCAAATGATGCAGAATATTATGTCTAATCCTCAGTCCATGAATCAG TTGCTTAATATCAACCCAAATGTACGTAATATGATGGAATCGAATACTCAACTGAGAGAAATGTTTCAGAATCCAGAATTTCTTCGCCAGTTGACATCTCCTGAAACATTGCAG CAATTAATTTCATTCCAGCAGTCCTTGATGCCACAACTTGGCCAACAGCAAGCTGGACA GGAGCGTACACAATCAGGCACTGCTGCAG GCAATGTCAACCTCAACACCTTGATGAACATGTTCAGCGGGCTTGGTGCTGGTGGTGGCCTAGGTGTTCCAAACGCCCCTAATG TGCCTCCAGAAGAACTGTATGCAGCACAGCTAGCTCAGCTCCAAGAAATGGGTTTCTTTGACACTCAGGAGAACCTCCGAGCCTTGATCGCTACCGCTGGAAATGTTCATGCTGCAGTGGAGCGACTTCTCGGGAATTTGGGCCAATAG
- the LOC112875070 gene encoding catalase-1: protein MDPYKYRPSSAHNGPHWSTNSGAPVWSNDHSLTVGPRGPILLEDYHLVEKLANFDRERIPERVVHARGASAKGFFEVTHDISHLTCADFLRAPGVQTPVIVRFSTVIHERGSPETLRDPRGFAVKFYTREGNWDLVGNNFPVFFIRDGMKFPDMVHALKPNPKTHIQENWRILDFFSHHPESLHMFTFLFDDIGIPADYRHMDGSGVNTYTLVNRAGKSHYVKFHWRPTCGVKSLLDDEAVTVGGTNHSHATKDLYDAIAAGNFPEWKLYIQTIDPDHEDRFDFDPLDVTKTWPEDVIPLQPVGRMVLNRNIDNFFTENEQLAFCPGIIVPGIYYSDDKLLQTRIFSYSDTQRHRLGPNYLLLPANAPKCAHHNNHYDGFMNFMHRDEEVDYFPSRYDAARNAPRYPIPSVPLTGRRDKTVIKKENNFKQPGERYRAMDPARQERFIKRWIDALSDPRLTHEIRSIWLSYWSQADRSLGQKLASRLSAKPSM, encoded by the exons ATGGACCCCTACAAG TACCGGCCGTCGAGCGCCCACAACGGCCCGCACTGGAGCACCAACTCCGGCGCGCCCGTATGGAGCAACGACCACTCCCTCACCGTCGGCCCACGAG GCCCGATCCTGCTGGAGGACTACCACCTGGTTGAGAAGCTGGCCAACTTCGACCGCGAGCGCATCCCGGAGCGCGTGGTGCACGCCCGCGGCGCCAGCGCCAAGGGCTTCTTCGAGGTGACCCACGACATCTCCCACCTGACGTGCGCCGACTTCCTGCGCGCCCCCGGCGTGCAGACCCCCGTGATCGTGCGCTTCTCCACGGTGATCCACGAGCGCGGGAGCCCCGAGACCCTGCGCGACCCGCGCGGGTTCGCCGTCAAGTTCTACACGCGGGAGGGCAACTGGGACCTCGTCGGCAACAACTTCCCCGTCTTCTTCATCCGCGACGGCATGAAGTTCCCGGACATGGTGCACGCGCTCAAGCCCAACCCCAAGACGCACATCCAGGAGAACTGGCGCATCCTCGACTTCTTCTCGCACCACCCGGAGAGCCTCCACATGTTCACCTTCCTCTTCGACGACATCGGCATCCCCGCCGACTACCGCCACATGGACGGCTCCGGCGTCAACACCTACACGCTCGTCAACCGCGCCGGCAAGTCGCACTACGTCAAGTTCCACTGGCGCCCCACCTGCGGCGTCAAGTCCCTGCTCGACGACGAGGCCGTCACCGTGGGAGGGACCAACCACAGCCACGCCACCAAGGACCTCTAcgacgccatcgccgccggcaacTTCCCCGAGTGGAAGCTCTACATCCAGACCATCGACCCGGACCACGAGGACCGCTTCGACTTCGACCCGCTTGACGTCACCAAGACCTGGCCCGAGGACGTCATCCCGCTGCAGCCCGTGGGGCGCATGGTGCTCAACCGCAACATCGACAACTTCTTCACCGAGAACGAGCAGCTCGCCTTCTGCCCGGGGATCATCGTGCCGGGCATCTACTACTCCGACGACAAGCTGCTGCAGACCAGGATCTTCTCCTACTCCGACACGCAGCGCCACCGCCTGGGGCCCAACTACCTGCTGCTCCCGGCCAACGCGCCCAAGTGCGCACACCACAACAACCACTACGACGggttcatgaacttcatgcaccGCGACGAGGAGGTCGACTACTTCCCGTCCAGGTACGACGCCGCCAGGAACGCGCCGAGGTACCCAATCCCCTCCGTCCCGCTCACCGGCCGGCGCGACAAGACTGTgatcaagaaggagaacaacttcAAGCAGCCCGGGGAGAGGTACCGCGCCATGGACCCGGCAAG GCAAGAGCGGTTCATCAAGAGATGGATCGATGCGCTGTCCGACCCCCGCCTCACCCACGAGATCAGGAGCATCTGGCTCTCCTACTGGTCTCAG GCCGACAGGAGCCTGGGTCAGAAGCTTGCGAGCCGTCTCAGCGCCAAGCCGAGCATGTAA